Within Sporosarcina sp. PTS2304, the genomic segment GAAACATGGCATCATTAATCGGGAAATCGCTGCAGTACTAGCTAAAATGGGCCATACAGATCAAATCACCATTGCAGATTGTGGATTACCTATTCCAGTAGGTGTTCCTTGTATTGATCTTTCTTATACATTAGGTAAACCAAGATTTATCGAAATTTTATTTGAAGTGTTAAAAGATTTTGAAGCAGAAAAAATCATTATTGCTTGTGAAATGAAACGAGAAAATCCGGCAGTGTATGAGCAAATAAGTAGCGTGCCATGTCAAATGGAAGAAATGACACATGAGCAGTTAAAGGAAGTAACAAAGCAGTCGAA encodes:
- the rbsD gene encoding D-ribose pyranase, with the protein product MKKHGIINREIAAVLAKMGHTDQITIADCGLPIPVGVPCIDLSYTLGKPRFIEILFEVLKDFEAEKIIIACEMKRENPAVYEQISSVPCQMEEMTHEQLKEVTKQSKVIIRTGEATPYANVILQSGVIF